A genomic window from Algoriphagus sp. Y33 includes:
- a CDS encoding carboxypeptidase-like regulatory domain-containing protein, with protein sequence MVYFKLQYRIILLFRCFFILFFTDPLVINGQNFGIRGKLLDAETQKTIDNANINLKGSDISEVSVGGGYFKLENITKGRYTLFINAKGYVHYEQVVNLKDELDLGTIYLLKQGASGTGAALNHTIRATNITNLFNERPNLMGGNMIYGIAPEPTQVEGDNYLDSKWNTASILLYRDNKMLEGSRVRYNITSNLFELLNSETLKISTIPGIRVQNLVWVDSAHRVPRYFVNGKDFLDEGAPISGFFEVLVDGELPLMRRTIAIFKESNYNEALMIGNRNHQLIKRDLYYYLVGRDVIEVPTNRKKLFGIFGQKAEEMKEYVDSNELSVKDPKTLFQLFTFYNAKFPDFKPVMTTLVKYN encoded by the coding sequence ATGGTTTACTTTAAACTCCAATACAGGATTATCTTGTTATTCAGATGCTTTTTCATTCTGTTTTTCACTGACCCATTGGTGATTAATGGGCAGAATTTTGGGATTAGGGGAAAGCTACTTGATGCCGAAACCCAAAAAACCATAGACAATGCGAATATTAATCTGAAGGGCTCAGACATTAGTGAAGTCTCTGTGGGAGGAGGCTATTTCAAATTAGAAAATATTACCAAAGGCAGGTACACACTTTTCATAAACGCTAAAGGATATGTACATTATGAGCAAGTAGTTAATCTCAAAGATGAACTGGACTTGGGCACAATATATTTGCTAAAACAAGGGGCTTCCGGGACAGGTGCAGCTCTGAACCATACAATCAGAGCTACCAACATCACCAATCTTTTCAATGAAAGGCCTAACCTGATGGGCGGCAATATGATCTACGGCATCGCACCCGAGCCTACCCAAGTAGAGGGTGATAATTACCTGGATTCCAAGTGGAATACTGCCTCTATCCTTCTCTATAGAGATAATAAAATGCTTGAAGGATCAAGAGTCCGTTACAACATTACCTCCAATCTGTTTGAGCTATTGAATTCTGAGACACTAAAAATCAGCACAATACCGGGAATTCGCGTTCAAAATTTAGTTTGGGTGGATTCTGCGCACAGGGTTCCACGGTATTTTGTCAATGGAAAAGATTTCTTGGATGAGGGAGCTCCAATTTCAGGCTTTTTTGAAGTGCTGGTGGATGGTGAACTACCGCTTATGAGAAGAACTATAGCCATTTTCAAAGAGTCCAATTACAATGAGGCCTTAATGATAGGCAATAGAAACCATCAACTAATCAAGCGGGATCTTTATTATTACTTGGTAGGCAGGGATGTGATAGAGGTGCCCACCAACCGGAAAAAGCTTTTCGGAATCTTCGGGCAAAAAGCCGAAGAAATGAAAGAATATGTCGATTCAAATGAGCTTTCCGTAAAAGATCCAAAAACCTTGTTTCAGCTGTTCACTTTTTATAATGCCAAATTTCCTGATTTCAAACCGGTAATGACAACGCTGGTAAAATATAACTAA
- a CDS encoding gamma-glutamyltransferase family protein, whose translation MNKLYLITLFFITCQLQSQGLPGLGAGTTPNNKPILHGKHWVAITGKPLGATAGSAIFQQGGNAVDAACAMIAATSTMWDVLSWGGETQALIYNPHTKKVIAINALGYAPTGATVDFYKSQGMDYPPQYGPLAATTPGTPGGIMTMLAEYGTMSLEQILAPSMELAKGYPIEAQTANAIESQKTRIKQWPYSKKIFLPHLGEAREAPSAGEIFVQEDLYQMLAKLVETEKGALAKGKSRKEAIYAAYDRFYKGDIAKEIVRGTREQGGLFTETDLANWKVKIEEPLHVNYKGIDVYKLQEWTQGPALLQALNILENFDLQPMGYNSVNYIHTVYQAMSLAFADRDFYYGDPAYVKSPMKGLLSKAYAKERAKLIGELNDPKISAGDPYPFRNETSPYRELLKKNQAAMASLSPDQINSTLDEQFIADFHSGTTSIETADAEGWVVSVTPSGGWIPAVVAGNTGIGLSQRMQSFVLDETISPFNLPEPGKRPRVTLTPSLAMKDGNPFLSFAVQGGDSQDQNLLQLFLNIVEFGMDVQEATEAPNFNSYQMQSSFGDHEVRPGAIVLREDTPEWIRKELLKRGYKLEFWNKTSGPINAIWFDRKHGSFWGGSSDYGDDYGIAW comes from the coding sequence ATGAATAAACTTTACCTTATCACTTTATTCTTCATTACTTGCCAACTCCAAAGCCAAGGACTTCCCGGTTTGGGAGCAGGAACTACCCCTAATAACAAACCCATATTACATGGCAAACACTGGGTGGCAATCACAGGAAAGCCTCTTGGTGCGACTGCCGGATCGGCTATTTTTCAGCAAGGCGGTAATGCCGTAGATGCGGCCTGCGCCATGATTGCAGCCACTTCAACTATGTGGGATGTGCTTTCCTGGGGCGGAGAAACACAAGCCTTAATTTATAATCCACACACTAAAAAGGTGATTGCCATCAATGCGTTGGGCTATGCCCCCACAGGTGCCACAGTAGATTTCTACAAATCCCAAGGCATGGATTACCCTCCGCAATATGGCCCCTTGGCTGCGACTACCCCGGGAACTCCGGGCGGAATCATGACCATGCTGGCTGAATATGGCACCATGAGTTTGGAACAAATTCTAGCACCTTCCATGGAACTTGCAAAGGGATATCCCATAGAAGCGCAAACGGCAAATGCTATAGAATCCCAAAAAACGAGAATCAAACAATGGCCCTATTCTAAAAAGATCTTCCTTCCTCATTTGGGAGAAGCTAGAGAAGCACCGTCGGCAGGAGAAATTTTCGTACAGGAAGACCTTTATCAGATGCTGGCTAAATTGGTGGAGACGGAAAAGGGAGCTTTAGCGAAAGGCAAAAGCAGAAAAGAAGCCATTTATGCAGCTTACGATAGATTTTACAAAGGAGACATAGCCAAAGAAATCGTGAGAGGAACCCGTGAACAAGGAGGGCTTTTCACTGAGACAGATTTGGCAAACTGGAAAGTGAAAATCGAAGAACCTCTTCATGTCAACTACAAAGGAATAGACGTCTACAAACTTCAAGAATGGACCCAAGGGCCTGCATTGCTGCAGGCATTGAATATTTTGGAGAACTTTGATCTGCAGCCCATGGGCTACAATTCTGTCAATTACATCCACACGGTATATCAAGCAATGAGTTTGGCCTTTGCCGACCGTGATTTTTACTATGGAGATCCTGCTTATGTAAAGTCTCCCATGAAGGGGCTCCTTTCTAAAGCGTATGCCAAGGAGCGTGCAAAGCTAATCGGAGAACTAAATGACCCTAAGATCAGTGCAGGAGATCCCTATCCTTTCCGGAATGAGACCAGCCCTTACAGAGAATTGCTGAAGAAGAATCAAGCGGCTATGGCATCACTTTCACCGGATCAGATTAATAGCACCTTAGATGAGCAGTTTATTGCCGACTTTCATAGCGGCACCACTTCTATAGAAACTGCCGATGCCGAAGGCTGGGTAGTTTCCGTGACACCCAGTGGCGGATGGATTCCAGCCGTGGTAGCCGGGAATACAGGAATTGGGCTGTCCCAGCGTATGCAGAGTTTTGTGCTGGATGAAACGATAAGCCCTTTTAATCTGCCCGAACCCGGAAAAAGACCCAGAGTGACACTTACGCCCAGCTTGGCAATGAAGGACGGTAACCCTTTTCTTTCATTTGCAGTCCAGGGAGGGGATTCCCAAGATCAAAATCTCTTGCAACTATTTTTGAATATCGTAGAGTTCGGGATGGATGTGCAGGAAGCAACTGAAGCACCAAATTTCAATTCTTATCAGATGCAGAGCTCTTTTGGAGATCATGAAGTCCGCCCGGGGGCTATCGTACTCAGAGAAGATACACCAGAATGGATCAGAAAAGAACTCTTAAAAAGAGGCTATAAATTAGAATTTTGGAATAAGACTTCAGGTCCCATTAATGCGATTTGGTTTGACCGGAAACATGGCAGTTTCTGGGGAGGATCCAGCGATTATGGAGATGATTACGGAATTGCATGGTAA
- a CDS encoding amidohydrolase — MKKNYFNLLLIPVLLVTGNVIAQKKSKADPLKAEVVNSVDSRFEALTDLSDKIWSFEEIAFQETQSAAALSDYAESLGFKVTRGVAEIPTAFVAEYGSGSPIIGILGEFDALPGLSQNTVPTKSPLHEGAPGHGCGHNLFGVASLGAAAAIKDLMDEGKIKGTVRFYGTPAEEKFFGKLWMIRAGLFDDVDVVMDWHPAAETKAAVQKGLALVDFQVEFSGQAAHASADPWNGRSASDALELYTTGINYYREHIKPTVRIHYHIQDAGQVVNVVPDYSRIWVRVRDSSRDGLEPVWKQVEKMAEGAAIMANVDYKVSLISGIHEVLVNRTGSAALQKNLEALGPITYTEEEQVFAKKIQESTGKPQIGLVSEIKPMEETAEHSMGGSTDVGDVSYVVPTIRLSATTAPNGTPWHSWAVVASGGMSIGHKGMAYAAKALSMTMVDLFQSAELRTAVKEEFKEKKGDYVYKGIVPDGPPPINSNLQ, encoded by the coding sequence GTGAAAAAAAACTATTTTAATCTTTTACTCATCCCTGTCCTCTTAGTTACGGGGAATGTTATAGCGCAGAAAAAATCCAAAGCTGACCCGTTAAAAGCTGAGGTGGTTAACTCTGTGGATTCACGTTTTGAAGCCTTGACAGACCTGAGTGATAAAATATGGTCCTTTGAGGAGATTGCTTTCCAAGAAACGCAATCCGCTGCAGCATTGTCCGATTATGCTGAAAGTCTGGGCTTCAAAGTCACCCGGGGGGTGGCGGAAATTCCCACTGCTTTCGTAGCAGAATACGGAAGTGGTTCTCCCATTATAGGGATCTTGGGTGAGTTTGATGCGTTGCCTGGCTTATCGCAAAACACCGTGCCGACCAAAAGCCCCCTGCATGAAGGTGCTCCTGGGCACGGATGCGGACATAATCTATTCGGAGTTGCATCTCTCGGAGCTGCCGCAGCCATCAAGGATCTGATGGATGAAGGCAAAATCAAAGGAACCGTACGCTTCTATGGTACACCGGCAGAGGAGAAATTCTTTGGCAAACTATGGATGATCCGTGCAGGGCTTTTTGACGATGTAGATGTAGTGATGGACTGGCATCCTGCTGCAGAAACAAAAGCTGCCGTTCAGAAAGGATTGGCTCTGGTGGATTTTCAGGTGGAATTCTCCGGTCAGGCAGCGCATGCATCGGCAGATCCTTGGAATGGAAGAAGTGCTAGCGATGCATTAGAGCTTTATACTACTGGGATAAATTACTATCGGGAACACATCAAGCCTACCGTGAGAATCCATTACCATATTCAGGATGCAGGTCAAGTAGTCAACGTAGTACCTGATTATAGCAGAATATGGGTGAGAGTTCGTGATTCCAGCAGAGATGGATTAGAACCTGTATGGAAACAGGTAGAGAAAATGGCCGAAGGAGCTGCTATTATGGCCAATGTGGATTACAAAGTGAGTCTTATTTCAGGGATCCATGAAGTATTGGTCAACCGTACCGGATCAGCTGCTTTGCAAAAGAATCTGGAAGCACTTGGTCCGATCACATACACCGAAGAGGAGCAGGTTTTTGCAAAGAAAATCCAGGAAAGCACCGGCAAGCCTCAAATAGGTTTGGTGTCTGAAATCAAGCCTATGGAAGAAACTGCAGAACATTCCATGGGTGGATCGACCGATGTAGGAGATGTGAGTTATGTAGTCCCTACAATACGTCTAAGTGCCACTACTGCGCCAAATGGCACGCCTTGGCACTCCTGGGCCGTGGTAGCTTCCGGCGGGATGTCTATCGGGCATAAAGGAATGGCCTATGCAGCAAAAGCCTTGTCGATGACTATGGTGGATTTATTCCAAAGTGCAGAACTCAGAACTGCCGTAAAAGAAGAATTTAAGGAGAAAAAAGGAGATTATGTCTACAAAGGAATTGTACCCGATGGCCCTCCTCCTATTAACTCCAATTTGCAATAA
- a CDS encoding GyrI-like domain-containing protein: protein MISPTIITLPETKLVGIKKRMSLLNNQTGQLWKSLMPRKKEIRHNISGEFYSVEVHDSLSYFDSFDPAREFEKWAAVKVEDVVFVPVGMEKLVIPTGLYAVFPFRGSESEVPKMYQYIMSDWLPNSVYELDHRPHFALMGEKYKNNDPDSEEEFWVPVKLKHNE, encoded by the coding sequence ATGATCAGTCCAACTATCATCACACTTCCTGAGACAAAACTCGTTGGGATAAAGAAAAGAATGAGCCTTCTGAACAATCAGACAGGACAGTTATGGAAGTCGCTTATGCCTAGAAAAAAGGAAATCCGGCATAACATCTCGGGTGAATTTTATTCCGTCGAAGTGCATGACTCCCTCTCCTACTTCGATTCTTTTGATCCTGCCCGGGAATTTGAGAAATGGGCGGCTGTAAAAGTGGAAGATGTTGTGTTTGTTCCGGTTGGTATGGAAAAGCTGGTTATTCCAACAGGACTTTATGCTGTGTTTCCATTTAGGGGATCCGAGAGTGAAGTTCCTAAAATGTATCAATACATAATGTCAGACTGGTTACCCAATTCAGTGTACGAACTTGACCATAGGCCTCATTTTGCATTGATGGGAGAAAAGTATAAAAACAATGACCCGGATTCTGAGGAGGAATTCTGGGTTCCGGTTAAATTAAAGCACAATGAATAA